A region of the Kribbella sp. NBC_01245 genome:
GCCCTTGCGTTTACCGCCGTTGTGGGCCAAACCGGCACTGGTCATATAGGACTCATCCACGTCGACCTCAAGGTCGTGCACGACTGGCACCGTCGGTGTAGTCCGGACCTCGCGCACCCGGGAGAAGACCATGCCTTCGTGTGCGATCCAGTTGAACTTCCGGATCGGCGTGACGCCCACGAGCTCGGCGATTCCCGGTACGGCGGGAATTCGGAGATCGAAGACGTGTACGGGCTTCGAGAAGGTAGCGTGAGATCCGTCGGACCGTCGACCGACGTGCGGATTGTCCCGCTTGCGGTATTGGCCCGCGATGGGAATCCCGAGCCGAAGCAGCTGGTAGCGCAGGTCGGAGGCGAGCTTTCGCGAAGTAGTCGTGAAGTAGATCTCGGCGCCACGCGATACCCCGCCGTCCGTTTCCAGGAGGCCGCGGATGAGCGCATGGGTCTGTGCGGGCGGTAGATGAGCGAACCGCCGTGCAATGTGCTTCGAGCCTTGTTCGTCGTAGATGTCCTCGCTGACAAACGGAAGTGTCGCCTCGCCTGGTCCGACGATACGTCCCGTTCGCAGGTCTCTTCTGGCGCCACGTCCGGCCGCCCAGTGGACCTGCACGTAGGTGTGACCGCGCCCATTCTCCCAGAAGTGGATATCGCGAGCGGTGAGGTAGTCGCGTACGAACGACAGGTGCGTGTCGCACTGTGGGTTGCCCGATACCCCCCATTGGCTGCCGTTCTTCGACAGGTGGCCGTCACCGAGAAGGATGCCGTACAGGCGCGCATCGTCTTCCGTCAGATCGTGGACCGGAATGATCTCCTTCGGGACGACCTGCCCGAGGTAGTCACCCCTGCTGAGCATGCCGGCCTCGACCCAGGCTGCCTGGACCTTCCCCTTCGCGAGCCACTCGAAAGTGCGCTCGTTGCTCTGCTCCAGCGGTACGCCTTGAATCGCGTAGAGAGGGTGACCTGCGGTGACCGTGAGCGGCTCGATAGAGTGCTTCGCGTCAACCTCGACCATCGGGTCGTCCTGGTCGTACGTGAAGGTCTTGGTGACCTCGCGATAGCGACCGCTCGCACCGAGCACCAGATCGCCCACCTTGATATCGCGGATCGCGATGCTGCCGGCCCCGGCGTAGACGAGAGTTTCCGGAGCGAAGCACTGGTTCACCGCGACGGCCGTGTCGTTGGCGATCTTCAGGAACGGTACGACGCCCTGGGACTCGCCGTTCGTACCTTTGATCTTGGCGCCGATCCCGCGCACCGGCGTCCAGTCGTTGCCCAGACCGCCCGAGTACTTCGCGAGCAACGCGTTGTTGCGGATGCTGGAGAAGATCGACGAGAGGTCGTCGTCCACGGTGGTCAGGAAGCACGACGACAGCTGCGGCCGGGTGGTGCCGGAGTTGAACAGCGTCGGCGTCGAGGACATGAACCGGAACGAGCTGAGCAGTTCGTAGAACTCGATCGCTCGCGCCTCGCGATCGTCCTCGCGCAACGCCATCCCCATCGCCACGCGCAGGAAGAACGCCTGCGGCAGCTCGAACCGGACCTTGTCGATGTGCAGCAGATACCGGTCGTACAAGGTCTGCAGACCGAGGAACGCGAACTGCAGATCGCGCTCGGGCCGGATCGCCTCGGCCAGCCGGCCCAGGTCGAACGTCGCCAACTCCGGATCGAGCAGCCCCGCCTCGATCCCGGCATCGACGTACTTCGGGAAATACTCGACGTACGCCGTGGCCATCTCGGCCTGACTCGCCTGCCGGGGTTCACCGTGGACCCGGCCGAGCGTCTCCCGGCGGATCTGGTCGAGCAGTAGTCGCGAGGCGGCGAAGCTGTACTCCGGCTCGGTCTCGACGAACGACCGCGCCGCCATCACCAGCGCCTGCTCGACCTCGTGCAGGGCGATGCCGTTGTAGCAGGAACCGAGCGTCTCGTTCAGGATCAGCTCGGGGTCGACCGAGTCGAGCCCGGCGGCCGCCTCGGCGATGATGACGCGCAGCCGGTCGAGATCCAGCGGCGCCGTACTGCCGTCGATCGCGCGCACCGTGATGACGATCGGCGCGGCCGTGTCGAGCTCACCGGCGTCGGCGGGTACGCGGGCCTTGGCGCGCTCCTCGCGGTACAGCACGTAAGCCCGGGCGACCTGATGCTCACCCGCGCGCATCAGCGCGAGCTCGACCTGGTCCTGGATCTCCTCGACCTGAACGCTCGGGCGGCCGGCAGCGCGCTTGCCCAGCGCCTCGACCACCTGCCCGGTAAGGGTGGCGACCAGGTCGCGAACGCGATGGCTGGCACCCGCGTCCGCGCCTTCGACGGCCAGGAAGGCCTTCGACAGCGCGACGCCGATCTTGCCCGCGTCGAACGCGGCGCTCCGCCCATCACGCCGTACGACGGTCAGGTCCTGAGTTGTTGCGGTGCTTCGGGAGGCCGAAGTGGTGGTCACAAGCTCTCTCTCCTCGCGAGCCTTGGCGGCCCGGAGCCTGCGGGACGGAGAGCACACGACGAGACGGCAGCGCCCATGGCGACGCGGCTGCACATCACGTCCGCGCAGCCCACCCACGAGGCCTCGGACAGCACGTACCGGCGGTACGCGCGCTGATGGCAGGTCTTCGGACTCACGGGCATGCCTGATACCAGGCGCTCCTACCGGCCGTCGCTTCCCGGACCAAGTGCTTCCAGTGCTGTTGACGACTTTCGTTCCCGTTCACCGCTGCGGGGCAGTTCCGGTTTCACACCGGATTCCCTCTTACCCCTGAACCCCTACACCTTGTGGTATAGATCGCCCAGGACCACCAGTGGTTGTGATGCTATCCCGCCTCAACACTTTCGCCCCGCACATCCTCCTCGCGTGTCGCGGTACCAGATCAAGCCGCCAGGGCGTGCAGATCCTGCAGCGTCATGATCTCGGAACCGTGGTGGATCAACTCCCGATTGAGGTGCAGCACCACATGCCCGAACGGCGCCGCCGCATCCAGCCCGGTGGCCTGGCTCAGCCCGATCGTCATCACCTCCTCCTCAGGTAACTCGGCGATCGACTCCTGCCACGCGTCGACCCAATGCGTCAGCCACGCGACGGCGTCCCGCGCGTTGCCATGCAAGGTGATGTCGGTCCGGCTCTGCCTGCTCTCGCCGAACGTCCACTCCCAGCGCTCGAAGAACGTCTCGGTCAAATGCGCGATCAACCACGCGATCGTCCGCGGCCCGCGATGATCCGGCTCAGCCGGCCACTGCGCCGCCCACTCGCCACTCCCATGCAGCCGGAACCGCCCCGGATAGTGCCGCCGCACAATCGTCAACGCCTCGTCACTCGGCCGCCAGAAGTACTGCTCATCAGTCAACTCGGCCAACCTGCCCGACAACACCAACCAGCTGAACCCCAACTGCCCTCGCACCATCGCCATAGCCGACTGCTGGTGCAGAATCTCCCAGTCAAATGGCTCCGGCATCCCACTTCTCCTCACCCCGCGTCGAACGTATGTTCGAATCATGCCTCGCCCGCAACGTCGAAGTCAAACCCCCGCGTGTCGATCACCCGTTCGAGTATGCCCATCTGCTATGCGCGGTTTCAAACGACTGACCTTTGCAGCTAGATGCAAACCATGGGACTTGTTCTGGTGCCCGTTCGACCGTTGGTGACGGACTGTGGTCAGCCTGAGCGGCTGAGATCGACGGCTGCCGACGCGGCTGCGCCGTGAATTCTGCACGTAGGCGGCGCGCCACGCGGTAAATGGTTGCCCGGACTGGATCCTCGTGCCACCCTGCGCACGCCCGCCAAGCCGTCCGCCGGGCCGCGCCGAAACGGCATTTGGCGAGTGCGGAGCGTACACGCCGGGCCCTTGTCCGGCGCCTTGCGCGGCCGCTTCAGCGCGGAGACACTTCCGGTGGATTCCGGGAGGGAAAAGATATGGCCGTCTTCAAAGAAGTGCGCCAGCTTCGCCTTGATCAGCTGGTTCTGAGTCCACAACAAGCACGCACCCGCGATGTCGAGAAAGGCCTGGACGAACTCGTCGAGAATATTCGCGTCCAGGGCCAGTTGGAGCCGATCATCGTGTCACCGGCATCGGAGGGGGACCGGTTCGAGATCGTCGCCGGACAACGGCGCTGGCTGGCGTTACGCCGCTTGGGCGCGGCGACGATCCACGCGGCGATCCTCGACCACCGCATCGACGAGGTGACAGCACAGGCCATCTCCGTCAGTGAAAACCTGGTCCGCCGTGACCTCAGCGGCAAGGACCTGATCAGCATCTGCACCAGACTGCACCATCGGTACGGCTCGGTGAAGGCCGTCGCGGAGGAACTCGGATTGCCGTACAACAAGGTTCGCAGCTATGTGAAGTTCGACCGGCTCCGGCCGGAACTGAAGACCCTGGTGGAATCGGGTCGGCTGGACATTAAATCAGCCATTCGTTTGGAAGATCATTATGGCGAGAGCATGGTCGAACTGCACAAATTGCAGACCATTGCCACCGCACTGGCCGAAATGACCAATGCGCAGAAGGCGGAGTACTTCCGGGCGATGCAGCTCGACCGGGCCGGTGGGGCGCCCGCCGCCGTCGCCGATGGCACGGCCGGCTACGGGCGGCGGGCGCCCGGCGCGGTCCGGCAGATCCTCGTGACCCTTCGCACCGATGAGGTCGAGCTGCTGCGGGAGTGGGCGAAAGAGCACCATCTGACCCAGGATGCCGCGGCGGGTCAGATCATCAGGGCACACCTCCGCCGGCACACCGCGGCCGTAAGACCGAAGCGCGGGGCCTGAGCAAGCGTGCAGAGTGATCCTAAGATCACTCTGCGCGTGGGCCGGCCGCCGCCATCGCGATGAAGCGGCGCATTCCGTCGGAGGTCGAGGTCATTCCACTGGGCAGCGGCACCACCGCGCCGGACGGGAGCACGAGTGCGTGCCCTGGTTCACGCCGGGCGTTACCCGCGGCCCGATACCACTCGCTCATCGAGCGATAGCCGGCGCCGCCGCGCTCCCTGAGGGCGATGAACGCCGCCGTCATGTCGCCGGCCGTGGTGAACGCGTCGAGATCGGCGAAACCGACGGCGCAGTCGCGCGCGCCGACGAACTGCCGTCGCGGACCATCTCCCGCGGGCTCCGGCAGCAGGTCGCGTCCGTACCTGGCGAAATACAGCAGGGTGTGGGCGCTGTCAGTGCCACCCACCCAGGGACGTCCGTCCACTGGCCGGTCCAGGGCGGCCCGTAGCTCCGGTGCGACCCGGTCCTCGGCCTCGCCCGGCCAGTGGTCGACGTGCGTCGCCTGATCCCGCCAGGGCAGTGTGCGCAGGATGTCCTCATTGGGCGGCGGTGGCAGCAGCTCGACACCGAATCGCTCGGGACTGCGAGCCACGATGGAGCCCGGTGTGAGGGAGAACGTGCCGATGGCGGCCAGCGACCACAGGCCGGGGCGGTCGGTGAGATAGCTGTAGGTGAGCGCGGCCTCGTCCGCCTGCTCGGTCGGGAAGCCGGTGAACCCCATCATCTGGGCGCCGACGCCGGCCGTCGCCAGGTCCCGCAGGATGGGTTCGACCTCGGTCATCCGGACGCCTTTGTCGATCAGGTCGAGCACCCGTTGCGAGGCCGACTCATAACCGAACGAGACGGCGATACAGCCCGCCTGCCGGAGCTTGGCGGCCATACCGCGCTGCGGGAAGGTGCG
Encoded here:
- a CDS encoding ribonucleoside-diphosphate reductase subunit alpha gives rise to the protein MTTTSASRSTATTQDLTVVRRDGRSAAFDAGKIGVALSKAFLAVEGADAGASHRVRDLVATLTGQVVEALGKRAAGRPSVQVEEIQDQVELALMRAGEHQVARAYVLYREERAKARVPADAGELDTAAPIVITVRAIDGSTAPLDLDRLRVIIAEAAAGLDSVDPELILNETLGSCYNGIALHEVEQALVMAARSFVETEPEYSFAASRLLLDQIRRETLGRVHGEPRQASQAEMATAYVEYFPKYVDAGIEAGLLDPELATFDLGRLAEAIRPERDLQFAFLGLQTLYDRYLLHIDKVRFELPQAFFLRVAMGMALREDDREARAIEFYELLSSFRFMSSTPTLFNSGTTRPQLSSCFLTTVDDDLSSIFSSIRNNALLAKYSGGLGNDWTPVRGIGAKIKGTNGESQGVVPFLKIANDTAVAVNQCFAPETLVYAGAGSIAIRDIKVGDLVLGASGRYREVTKTFTYDQDDPMVEVDAKHSIEPLTVTAGHPLYAIQGVPLEQSNERTFEWLAKGKVQAAWVEAGMLSRGDYLGQVVPKEIIPVHDLTEDDARLYGILLGDGHLSKNGSQWGVSGNPQCDTHLSFVRDYLTARDIHFWENGRGHTYVQVHWAAGRGARRDLRTGRIVGPGEATLPFVSEDIYDEQGSKHIARRFAHLPPAQTHALIRGLLETDGGVSRGAEIYFTTTSRKLASDLRYQLLRLGIPIAGQYRKRDNPHVGRRSDGSHATFSKPVHVFDLRIPAVPGIAELVGVTPIRKFNWIAHEGMVFSRVREVRTTPTVPVVHDLEVDVDESYMTSAGLAHNGGKRKGAVCAYLETWHIDIGEFLDLRKNTGDERRRTHDMNTANWVPDLFIQRVEADQQWTLFSPDETPDLHDLFGTAFAERYAEYEAAADRGEIRVFRKVRALELWRRMLTVLFETGHPWITFKDPSNLRSPQQHDGVVHSSNLCTEITLNTSIDETAVCNLGSVNLVAHLTATGLDAELVRDTVKTAVRMLDNVIDVNFYTTPESERANQRHRPVGLGLMGFTDALFQLRIPYQSDAAVEFADSSMEQISYYAIEASTELAVERGSYSSYDGSLWSQGILPIDSLELLRTARNGDLRVDTGKTLDWDALRQKVRRDGMRNSDLLAIAPTATISNICGVSQSIEPIYRNLFVKSNMSGEFTVANPYLVKDLKARGLWDQVMVSDLKYHDGVLAQIERIPADLRELYATAFEIDPMWLVKAGSRRQKWIDQSQSLNLYMSAPSGKALDELYRSAWRYGLKTTYYLRSLSATHVEKSTLQGTDGRLNAVPVTPPPAEICSIENPDCEACQ
- a CDS encoding DinB family protein, translating into MPEPFDWEILHQQSAMAMVRGQLGFSWLVLSGRLAELTDEQYFWRPSDEALTIVRRHYPGRFRLHGSGEWAAQWPAEPDHRGPRTIAWLIAHLTETFFERWEWTFGESRQSRTDITLHGNARDAVAWLTHWVDAWQESIAELPEEEVMTIGLSQATGLDAAAPFGHVVLHLNRELIHHGSEIMTLQDLHALAA
- a CDS encoding ParB/RepB/Spo0J family partition protein, whose amino-acid sequence is MAVFKEVRQLRLDQLVLSPQQARTRDVEKGLDELVENIRVQGQLEPIIVSPASEGDRFEIVAGQRRWLALRRLGAATIHAAILDHRIDEVTAQAISVSENLVRRDLSGKDLISICTRLHHRYGSVKAVAEELGLPYNKVRSYVKFDRLRPELKTLVESGRLDIKSAIRLEDHYGESMVELHKLQTIATALAEMTNAQKAEYFRAMQLDRAGGAPAAVADGTAGYGRRAPGAVRQILVTLRTDEVELLREWAKEHHLTQDAAAGQIIRAHLRRHTAAVRPKRGA